In the genome of Sardina pilchardus chromosome 14, fSarPil1.1, whole genome shotgun sequence, one region contains:
- the rab36 gene encoding ras-related protein Rab-36 has protein sequence MLDGRMHFCPPVSRDRVICDFPKCYNQKACLQRKDDWNSQAKMACKERAERQQAWDRLMMSKAVVVGDLNVGKTCLINRFCKNVFDRDYKATIGVDFEIERFELSGVPFSLQIWDTAGQEKFKCIASAYYRGAHVIITVFDMSDIRTLEHTRQWLMEALRENEPNACSVFLLGTKSDLMSPEMRASLERDAVKLASELQAEFWMVSSKTGENVNEFFFRVAAIAFEDAILRDLEGSTTQRIGQGDIIRASLEDTPNKEVKKTCC, from the exons ATGCTAGACGGCAGGATGCACTTCTGCCCACCTGTCAGTCGAGACAGGGTTATCTGTGACTTCCCAAAG TGCTATAACCAAAAAGCATGTCTACAGAGGAAAGACGACTGGAACAGCCAGGCAAAGATGGCATGCAAGGAGAGGGCAGAGCGACAGCAGGC GTGGGACAGGCTGATGATGTCCAAAGCTGTGGTGGTTGGAGACTTGAACGTGGGCAAGACGTGTCTAATTAACAG GTTTTGTAAGAATGTGTTTGACAGGGATTATAAAGCCACTATTGGAGTGGATTTTGAGATCGAGAGATTTGAGCTCTCTGGGgtccccttctctcttcagaT CTGGGACACTGCGGGTCAAGAGAAATTTAAGTGCATCGCTTCAGCCTACTACAGAGGAGCTCACG TAATCATCACAGTCTTTGACATGTCGGACATCAGAACTTTGGAACACACTCG GCAGTGGCTGATGGAAGCTCTGCGGGAGAATGAGCCCAATGCCTGCTCTGTGTTCCTGCTGGGGACCAAGAGTGACCTGATG TCTCCAGAGATGCGGGCCAGTttagagagagatgctgtcaAATTGGCATCAGAGTTGCAGGCGGAGTTCTGGATGGTCTCATCCAAAACAG gagAGAACGTGAATGAGTTCTTCTTCCGTGTGGCGGCGATAGCCTTTGAGGACGCCATCCTGAGGGATCTGGAAGGATCCACCACACAGAGGATTGGCCAGGGAGACATCATCA GGGCGTCGCTGGAGGACACGCCGAACAAGGAAGTGAAAAAGACATGCTGCTGA